One window of the Pseudochaenichthys georgianus chromosome 21, fPseGeo1.2, whole genome shotgun sequence genome contains the following:
- the LOC139435935 gene encoding uncharacterized protein, with amino-acid sequence MRNAILLHLEVQHPHSQYKRLNSSVPLLKLYFEGDGCLLKDFRIRRDSLEALMRCLGPERRQAWGHHMTVLTTVYWLAHGLSYSVVSRAFQVPLATVHRLVHQGVEDIAALRHSLIKLPAGPELEEVGQGFQQLANSPAFSSCVGAIDGCHIRIRTPSGPTGQDYVNRKLFPSIQLQAVCDGKGRFLQTFVGFPGSVHDTRVMKHSALYKEALYPPPGYFIVGDGGYPCIVHPIMIVTPYREPLQGRVQSRFNGCYAKARSIIERAFGKLKVRWRCLLSKALEVNHNFVPAVVTACCVLHNICLTAGDILELLEEQEEEQEGVERSPPRPMRGGRGGQGRRDRLADHISAPDHNPVQLQDHDYC; translated from the exons ATGCGCAATGCCATCCTGCTTCATCTTGAG GTTCAGCACCCACACTCTCAGTACAAACGTTTGAACAGCAGTGTCCCACTGCTTAAACTGTACTTCGAGGGTGATGGGTGCCTGCTGAAGGACTTCAGGATCCGCCGAGACTCCCTGGAGGCCTTGATGCGGTGTCTGGGGCCTGAGAGGAGACAGGCCTGGGGACACCACATGACTGTCTTGACGACCGTGTACTGGCTGGCACACGGTTTGTCATACAGTGTGGTGTCCCGGGCCTTTCAGGTACCCCTCgccacggtccacagactggtcCACCAGGGAGTGGAGGACATCGCTGCTCTCCGGCATTCCCTCATAAAGCTGCCTGCTGGTCCAGAGCTGGAGGAGGTCGGGCAGGGCTTCCAGCAGTTGGCCAACAGCCCGGCGTTCAGTTCCTGTGTGGGTGCAATAGACGGGTGCCACATACGTATCAGGACCCCATCCGGACCCACTGGCCAGGATTATGTGAATAGGAAGCTCTTCCCATCCATACAGCTGCAAGCTGTATGCGATGGGAAGGGGAGATTCCTACAAACATTTGTAGGATTTCCGGGCTCAGTCCACGACACCCGTGTCATGAAGCACAGTGCCCTCTATAAAGAGGCTCTTTATCCTCCTCCAGGGTACTTCATTGTGGGGGATGGTGGCTACCCCTGCATTGTACACCCCATAATGATTGTAACCCCGTATCGGGAGCCACTACAGGGGAGGGTACAGAGCCGATTCAACGGCTGCTATGCAAAAGCACGCAGCATAATAGAGCGCGCTTTCGGGAAACTGAAGGTGCGATGGAGGTGCCTCCTGTCGAAGGCCTTGGAGGTCAACCATAACTTTGTCCCTGCTGTGGTCACTGCCTGCTGTGTCCTACACAACATCTGCCTTACTGCAGGAGACATTCTTGAACTgttggaggagcaggaggaggagcaggagggggTAGAGAGGTCTCCACCTCGTCCTATGAGGGGGGGGCGAGGTGGACAGGGCCGGAGAGACAGACTGGCAGACCACATCTCGGCTCCTGACCACAACCCAGTCCAGCTGCAGGACCACGATTACTGCTGA